A region from the Sulfurimonas hongkongensis genome encodes:
- the exbB gene encoding TonB-system energizer ExbB, whose amino-acid sequence MNIELLKDIVDYGIIGLLGVMSFMTFWFWIERILFFKGVNVNNFETKEELELVLTNNVNIISTFGSNAPYIGLLGTVFGIIITFYAMGQSDALDAKMIMTSLALALKATAMGLIVAIPAIVFYNHLARKIEVVLAHWDMKEKAKHAN is encoded by the coding sequence ATGAATATAGAACTATTAAAAGATATTGTTGATTATGGAATCATTGGACTTTTAGGAGTTATGAGTTTTATGACTTTTTGGTTTTGGATCGAGAGAATTCTTTTTTTTAAAGGAGTTAATGTAAATAATTTTGAGACAAAAGAAGAACTTGAGCTTGTACTTACAAACAATGTAAATATAATCTCAACCTTTGGTTCCAATGCCCCATATATTGGACTGCTTGGAACAGTGTTTGGAATTATTATAACCTTTTATGCTATGGGACAGAGTGATGCCTTAGATGCAAAAATGATAATGACATCTTTAGCACTTGCTCTAAAAGCTACTGCAATGGGACTTATAGTGGCTATTCCAGCTATAGTATTTTATAACCATTTAGCAAGAAAAATCGAAGTTGTATTAGCTCATTGGGACATGAAAGAGAAGGCAAAACATGCAAATTAA
- the gatC gene encoding Asp-tRNA(Asn)/Glu-tRNA(Gln) amidotransferase subunit GatC, with protein sequence MQVDDTLLNKLEKLSFLKISEDKRKEVISQLSEIVSFVDNLNELNTDGVDDSFAMSDRGTYTREDTPLCDKNISEDILKHAPQSDDGFFIVPKIIE encoded by the coding sequence ATGCAAGTAGATGATACGCTATTGAATAAACTAGAAAAATTATCTTTTTTAAAGATTTCAGAAGACAAACGTAAGGAAGTCATATCTCAGTTGTCTGAGATTGTTAGTTTTGTAGATAACTTAAATGAGTTAAATACTGATGGAGTAGATGACAGTTTTGCAATGAGCGACAGAGGAACGTATACAAGAGAAGACACTCCACTTTGCGATAAAAACATAAGCGAAGATATTCTCAAACATGCACCACAAAGTGATGATGGTTTTTTTATAGTTCCAAAGATAATAGAATAA
- a CDS encoding sulfite exporter TauE/SafE family protein — protein MEYTAFFSIFIIGLSYGATACMFSCMPFLSPLLISNSKSTREALSVILPFSLGRIFSYTLIAIVAYFSSVWVKMMLNDNHIFSIILGLSTISMGIYLMYKSFSSTSSCAHSAPLIKKPKLNRFGFFTIGATMSVNPCAPIMALLAVAANSSSIYNSIGLGLFFGLGAVIFSIIFYGFILSTVVKGMMIEFSSYKLFIERLAALLLIIIGVLVLNGVLVL, from the coding sequence ATGGAATATACAGCTTTTTTTTCTATATTTATTATAGGACTCTCTTATGGAGCCACTGCATGTATGTTCTCATGTATGCCATTTCTAAGCCCCTTGCTTATAAGTAACTCTAAGAGCACAAGAGAGGCACTTAGTGTTATTTTACCTTTTAGTCTAGGTAGGATATTTAGCTATACACTTATAGCAATTGTGGCTTACTTTAGTTCTGTTTGGGTAAAGATGATGCTAAATGACAATCACATCTTTAGCATCATCTTAGGTCTTAGCACTATATCTATGGGGATATATCTGATGTATAAGAGCTTCAGTTCAACTAGCTCTTGCGCTCACTCTGCACCGTTAATCAAAAAACCAAAGTTAAACAGATTTGGCTTTTTTACTATTGGTGCGACTATGTCTGTAAATCCGTGTGCTCCAATCATGGCACTCTTAGCAGTAGCGGCAAATAGTAGCAGTATTTACAACTCTATAGGTCTTGGTTTGTTCTTCGGTCTTGGTGCTGTTATTTTTTCAATTATATTTTACGGTTTTATTCTCTCAACTGTAGTAAAAGGAATGATGATTGAGTTTTCCTCTTATAAACTTTTCATAGAGAGACTTGCGGCACTTCTTCTCATAATAATAGGCGTGTTAGTTTTAAACGGTGTATTAGTACTTTAA
- a CDS encoding type IV pilus twitching motility protein PilT, whose amino-acid sequence MGEEVKKVVDIKKLLKSVLAYGSSDLHLVVGSEPQIRIDKELRPLNLAVLNSKDIEEMSYSLIEDKQKKVFEDTNELDFSFELENVGRFRANYYRTIGGIACAFRMIPIDVPTLDEYGNPPIFKELIKKEKGLILVTGPTGSGKSTTLASMLNEINLTERRHIITIEDPVEFVHKNIKSLFSQRDVGNDTASFASALKYSLRQDPDVILIGEMRDAETIGAALTAAETGHLVFATLHTNSAPGTINRIIDVFDGEEQAQIRAQLSSSLVSVISQTLIPRVGGGKVATQEILIANPAIQNLIREDKVHQLYSQMQLNQKENRMTTQTQQLLELLQKKVITKENAIKNSNRPDELMKLLVGL is encoded by the coding sequence GTGGGCGAAGAGGTAAAAAAAGTAGTAGATATTAAAAAACTTCTCAAGAGTGTTTTAGCTTATGGCTCTAGTGATTTGCATCTTGTTGTTGGAAGTGAACCCCAAATCAGGATAGATAAAGAACTTCGTCCCTTAAACTTAGCAGTTTTAAACTCAAAAGATATAGAAGAGATGTCCTACTCGCTCATAGAAGACAAGCAGAAAAAAGTCTTTGAAGACACTAATGAGCTAGATTTCTCTTTTGAGCTAGAGAATGTTGGTCGTTTTCGTGCAAACTACTACCGTACTATAGGGGGAATTGCTTGTGCTTTTAGAATGATTCCTATAGATGTCCCAACACTTGATGAGTATGGAAATCCTCCTATTTTTAAAGAACTTATAAAAAAAGAAAAAGGGCTTATCTTAGTCACAGGACCAACTGGTAGCGGTAAATCGACTACCTTAGCTTCAATGCTTAATGAGATAAATCTCACTGAGCGAAGACACATCATAACCATAGAGGACCCAGTTGAGTTTGTCCATAAAAACATAAAATCTCTTTTTTCCCAAAGAGATGTAGGAAATGACACTGCGTCCTTTGCATCGGCATTAAAATACTCTCTTAGACAAGATCCAGATGTTATTTTAATCGGAGAGATGAGAGATGCAGAGACTATTGGTGCGGCACTTACAGCAGCAGAGACTGGTCACTTGGTTTTTGCCACTCTACACACAAACTCAGCACCAGGAACAATCAACCGAATCATAGATGTTTTTGATGGTGAAGAACAAGCTCAAATAAGAGCACAGCTCTCTTCTTCTCTTGTCTCAGTAATCTCACAAACCCTTATACCAAGAGTAGGTGGAGGAAAAGTTGCAACTCAAGAGATTCTTATAGCAAACCCAGCCATACAAAACCTCATAAGAGAAGATAAAGTCCATCAATTGTACTCACAAATGCAACTAAATCAAAAAGAAAACCGTATGACTACACAGACTCAACAACTCTTAGAGCTACTACAAAAGAAAGTTATTACAAAAGAAAATGCTATCAAAAATTCAAATAGACCAGACGAACTTATGAAGTTACTAGTAGGTTTATAA
- a CDS encoding ExbD/TolR family protein: MQIKKFDSINVVPFIDIMLVLLVIVLTTATFVAKGIIPVDLPTAKTAAPQDDKKNLTITIKQNGDILFDKVIVLVDDVAEELAKYEVKTPIHINCDKEAKFDLFVSLLDTLEEKKFKNLGIITKKNN, from the coding sequence ATGCAAATTAAAAAGTTTGACTCTATAAATGTAGTCCCCTTTATTGATATTATGCTTGTTCTTCTCGTCATTGTCTTAACCACTGCTACCTTTGTTGCCAAGGGGATAATTCCGGTTGACCTTCCTACGGCAAAGACAGCAGCTCCACAAGATGATAAAAAAAATCTCACTATAACAATCAAACAAAATGGTGATATCTTGTTTGACAAGGTAATAGTTTTAGTAGATGATGTTGCAGAAGAACTTGCAAAATATGAAGTTAAAACACCTATTCATATTAACTGTGACAAAGAAGCAAAGTTTGATCTGTTTGTCTCACTTTTAGATACCTTAGAAGAAAAAAAGTTTAAAAACCTTGGAATAATCACTAAGAAAAATAACTAA
- a CDS encoding 4Fe-4S binding protein, whose protein sequence is MKKIRDFINKADIKRFRFWLQIFFFIIFIYGGYFAINLGTSIPVFSCGYDKEVGGMCYFLPLQHQLARPLDLLFSVASISVLIGFITFLLWFIVFNKAWCGYACPLGTMQDWLTGLRKKMGVRYSTYTQPQFNKLKKIKYIMLALVILSPMAVGMGLLDREWVTAFCSICPGRMVTPLFVGDISQWSLDFSTKSAMILTALGLVFTGLFVVGSFVKKRFFCFFCPMSAMHYIFSDAALLRLKKDGDKCTKCGDCYTVCDMQIKDIADDVTSTNILRDDCILCMKCVAACPEEDALYVDFVNYPIFKSTRGGFAKRMQMDELERTND, encoded by the coding sequence ATGAAAAAGATTAGAGATTTTATAAACAAGGCTGATATCAAAAGATTTCGTTTTTGGTTACAGATTTTTTTCTTTATCATCTTTATATATGGTGGCTACTTTGCTATCAACTTAGGAACTAGCATCCCTGTCTTTTCATGTGGATATGATAAAGAAGTTGGGGGAATGTGCTACTTTTTACCTCTGCAACATCAACTAGCCCGTCCGCTAGATCTGCTCTTTAGTGTAGCTAGTATCTCAGTTCTTATAGGCTTTATAACATTTCTGCTTTGGTTTATAGTCTTTAACAAAGCTTGGTGTGGTTACGCTTGTCCACTTGGCACTATGCAAGATTGGCTAACAGGTTTAAGAAAAAAGATGGGGGTTAGATATAGCACCTATACTCAACCGCAATTTAACAAACTCAAAAAGATAAAGTACATAATGCTAGCACTTGTAATCTTATCTCCTATGGCCGTAGGGATGGGACTGCTTGATCGTGAATGGGTAACTGCTTTTTGTAGCATCTGCCCTGGAAGGATGGTAACGCCTCTTTTTGTAGGAGATATCTCTCAATGGAGCTTAGATTTCTCAACCAAGAGTGCAATGATCCTTACTGCTTTAGGTTTAGTGTTTACTGGACTTTTTGTAGTTGGCTCATTTGTAAAAAAGAGATTTTTCTGTTTTTTTTGTCCTATGAGTGCCATGCACTATATCTTTAGTGACGCAGCCCTTTTAAGGCTTAAAAAAGATGGTGACAAATGTACAAAATGTGGCGATTGCTACACAGTTTGTGATATGCAGATAAAAGATATAGCTGATGATGTTACAAGTACAAATATTTTAAGAGATGACTGTATTTTATGTATGAAGTGTGTAGCTGCTTGTCCAGAAGAGGATGCTTTATATGTTGACTTTGTAAATTATCCAATATTCAAATCTACAAGAGGTGGATTTGCCAAAAGGATGCAAATGGACGAACTGGAGAGAACAAATGACTAA
- a CDS encoding 4Fe-4S binding protein, whose amino-acid sequence MVDFIKRDKDDIYGKPILGFLFKNQKFLMILKIAVLALFLYALYFGFAHTGKDNNFTWAVFWGIFWSLFMVITLPTLGRVFCGICPHGFMGKYITKLGLKKTMPKWMQNPFIGIFLIVIGWWGIYYMFPGIYRSPLGTAILFTVMTLLSFVIYFLYKDMSYCKYICPIGTLTRAYSKLSFTWLGTYKSACDECKTFECTTACPYNLKPFTFNKRNSMTDCTLCMNCSAACEAVSFKVKKPSFSLFSKFQVQKAEVWAFILILASISITMSFHHGIGRSNAAPDMIWSKTAEFFKGFINFGSVDPIGLFAFLYALLFTIVAAIAGMFIASKILQKDFSKIFYNLGYSYAPLFILGSIAHTLETLFLRGYERIVEGLAQGFGLSVDVASLANRGDGWLHLFGLLKWVAIVWALIILYKRMKLIDAMKMRKIIAYPFAASLIIFFLSVNIYRGYILDTYGRALDGHANHGGGAKVFQSASKDSVLRDFKKRPAQTYKQPTALNSVYFSETNPSAKEGESYGGHRRGGGRGWVPSQKVWPIFEDNIGEKNCISHIDAKLYLLDANLETTKLVPSKEDGCKSVSYKMPDNGYYNLFYVDKIVQDNTLYIKTAKFENMRFNHSNDAIYDEQKMSAHSINEAPFDILRLREDGETFYHRLYSGDKIRVKVLLNSKPIEGATLRLSTLTGWSKTLKSDKDGIAVFTLIKDYFPEWNRFDRRHKSKFVLTANYKEDANATPDGYDSINYEATYSSVYYPEESGYSSYAYGLAAATLAAILSGFIIYFFRRGRKRPFKEVRFDEKD is encoded by the coding sequence ATGGTAGATTTTATTAAACGTGACAAAGATGATATTTATGGCAAACCAATATTAGGATTTTTATTTAAAAATCAGAAATTTTTGATGATATTAAAAATAGCAGTTTTAGCTCTATTTTTATATGCTTTATATTTTGGCTTTGCACATACTGGCAAAGATAACAACTTTACTTGGGCGGTTTTTTGGGGGATTTTCTGGTCTTTGTTTATGGTAATAACTCTACCAACATTAGGAAGAGTTTTTTGCGGCATCTGTCCTCACGGTTTTATGGGAAAATATATTACAAAACTTGGTTTAAAAAAAACTATGCCAAAATGGATGCAAAATCCATTTATTGGCATTTTTCTTATTGTTATAGGATGGTGGGGGATCTACTACATGTTTCCTGGCATCTATAGGTCACCCCTTGGGACTGCTATTTTATTTACAGTGATGACCCTGCTCTCTTTTGTAATCTACTTTTTATATAAAGATATGAGTTACTGTAAATATATTTGCCCTATTGGGACGCTTACACGAGCCTACTCTAAACTCTCCTTTACATGGCTAGGAACTTATAAAAGCGCCTGCGATGAGTGTAAAACCTTTGAGTGTACAACGGCATGTCCATACAACCTAAAACCATTTACCTTTAACAAACGAAACTCTATGACTGACTGTACACTTTGTATGAACTGTTCTGCTGCTTGTGAGGCAGTTAGTTTTAAAGTTAAAAAACCATCCTTTTCTCTTTTTTCAAAATTTCAAGTTCAAAAAGCTGAAGTTTGGGCATTTATCCTTATCTTGGCTTCCATCTCTATTACTATGTCTTTTCATCATGGCATCGGTCGAAGCAATGCCGCGCCTGATATGATATGGTCAAAAACAGCTGAGTTTTTCAAAGGCTTTATTAATTTTGGCTCAGTTGACCCAATAGGCTTATTTGCCTTCCTTTATGCTCTACTCTTTACAATAGTTGCTGCTATTGCTGGTATGTTTATAGCATCTAAAATTTTACAAAAGGATTTCTCTAAAATCTTTTATAATCTTGGATACTCCTACGCTCCACTCTTTATCTTAGGTTCAATCGCTCACACTCTTGAGACACTTTTCTTGCGTGGTTATGAAAGAATTGTAGAAGGATTAGCTCAAGGGTTTGGCTTATCTGTAGATGTGGCATCCCTAGCAAACAGAGGAGATGGTTGGCTGCATTTATTTGGCTTACTAAAGTGGGTAGCTATTGTTTGGGCTCTAATCATACTCTATAAAAGAATGAAACTTATAGATGCTATGAAGATGAGAAAGATTATTGCATATCCATTTGCAGCCTCTTTAATCATTTTCTTTTTAAGTGTTAATATCTACAGAGGATATATCCTAGATACTTATGGTAGAGCTTTAGACGGACATGCCAATCATGGCGGAGGTGCTAAAGTATTTCAAAGTGCCTCAAAAGACAGTGTTCTTAGAGATTTCAAAAAAAGACCTGCTCAAACTTATAAACAACCAACAGCCTTAAATAGCGTATATTTCTCAGAAACCAATCCATCAGCTAAAGAGGGAGAGTCTTATGGTGGACATAGACGCGGTGGGGGAAGAGGCTGGGTGCCATCACAAAAAGTTTGGCCTATCTTTGAAGATAATATAGGAGAGAAAAACTGTATAAGCCATATAGATGCCAAGCTTTATCTTCTAGATGCTAACTTAGAGACAACAAAGCTAGTTCCATCAAAAGAAGATGGCTGTAAATCAGTTAGTTATAAGATGCCAGACAATGGTTACTACAATCTATTTTATGTAGATAAAATAGTTCAAGACAATACACTATATATCAAAACTGCAAAGTTTGAAAACATGAGATTTAACCATAGTAACGATGCTATCTATGATGAGCAAAAGATGTCAGCTCATAGTATAAATGAGGCTCCTTTTGATATTTTAAGACTTAGAGAAGATGGGGAGACTTTTTATCATCGTCTATACTCAGGCGATAAGATAAGAGTTAAAGTTTTACTAAACTCAAAGCCTATTGAAGGTGCCACGCTAAGGCTATCGACACTAACAGGTTGGTCAAAAACTCTAAAATCTGACAAAGATGGTATAGCAGTTTTCACACTTATAAAGGATTATTTCCCCGAGTGGAATAGGTTTGATAGAAGACATAAAAGCAAATTTGTTCTAACAGCAAACTATAAAGAAGATGCCAACGCTACACCTGATGGGTACGACTCTATAAACTATGAAGCGACATATTCATCTGTTTATTATCCAGAGGAGAGTGGCTATAGCTCTTATGCTTATGGTTTAGCGGCTGCAACATTAGCTGCCATACTGTCTGGTTTTATTATCTACTTCTTTAGAAGAGGAAGAAAAAGACCATTTAAAGAGGTGCGCTTTGATGAAAAAGATTAG
- a CDS encoding tyrosine-type recombinase/integrase, which translates to MNTSHLSNELEAFLEYISVTKALSQKSIEAYMSDLVSIEEELKKPLINLDTKNILSFLSRYTNKRTLNRKLSSVNAFLDFCYKSHFSEQKTKQKFAKIPKLLPKFLTYEEFKNSLKLIDRSSWLGLRDYALLMFLYASGTRISECLALELQDLEDDWLRISHAKGEKERIVPIAKVAIQAINEYIKEKPKDTLKVWINYKAEPLSRISAYKITQRYLGVSPHVLRHSYATALISGGADLRVVQELLGHSSLLTTQIYTHIQKQDLKNTVEACHPFA; encoded by the coding sequence ATGAATACATCACACTTGAGTAATGAGTTAGAAGCTTTTTTGGAGTATATTAGCGTTACAAAAGCACTAAGTCAAAAGAGCATCGAGGCTTATATGAGTGACTTAGTCTCCATAGAAGAAGAGCTTAAAAAACCTCTTATAAACCTTGATACTAAAAATATACTCTCTTTTTTATCAAGGTACACAAACAAAAGAACTCTAAACCGCAAGCTCTCTTCTGTAAATGCTTTTTTAGACTTTTGTTATAAGAGCCATTTTAGCGAACAAAAAACAAAACAAAAATTTGCAAAAATCCCAAAACTACTACCAAAGTTTCTCACATATGAAGAGTTTAAAAACTCATTAAAACTGATAGATAGAAGCTCATGGTTAGGTTTAAGAGACTACGCTCTTTTGATGTTTTTGTATGCATCAGGTACTCGTATAAGTGAGTGCTTGGCACTAGAGCTTCAAGACTTAGAAGATGATTGGCTTCGCATTAGTCATGCAAAAGGAGAAAAAGAGCGTATAGTCCCCATCGCAAAAGTAGCTATACAAGCTATAAATGAGTACATAAAAGAAAAGCCAAAAGATACTCTAAAAGTATGGATAAACTATAAAGCAGAGCCGCTTAGTAGAATCTCAGCATATAAGATAACTCAAAGATATCTAGGAGTCTCGCCTCATGTTTTAAGACACTCTTATGCAACTGCACTCATTAGTGGCGGAGCAGACCTTAGAGTTGTGCAAGAACTACTTGGTCACTCATCACTTTTGACTACGCAGATATACACGCATATACAAAAGCAAGATCTCAAAA
- a CDS encoding 2-hydroxyacyl-CoA dehydratase family protein yields the protein MTKNIREHKIETPKEKQNRHKAMEAIMVLDKVKNEFKEPPKAMEYFYNLFESVHCKHKPLHSNKVKVGTMCIQVPSEIIYALDAVPLRLCNGFYTDDEIGSDLLPSKSCPLVKATVGHFSSNNFSDKPDVIISPTTCDQKTKAGAIIEDMGYSIFDMEFPRTKESEESREYWRRSVRKFTKELSNDLGKKLTKKRLKESIQKVGYAQHLYHKLNVLRKNINSPILGVDMFLVTNAFFFDKIDNWIDAVDKLVKECQQRVEDEFNAAHKRSPRIVYTGSPPIFPNLKIPLIIEQSDAIIVADETCSSNRMFNDMVSVDEWFVNDMIDGVADRYLKGCTCPIFTKNEDRKRRIIDLVREYKADGVIYQAFAGCQVYEMEQRSVLEAMEREGIPIMYLESDYSPSHLGQLTTRVEAFVESLKNRKRKR from the coding sequence ATGACTAAAAATATAAGAGAACATAAGATAGAGACTCCAAAAGAGAAACAAAATCGTCATAAAGCTATGGAAGCCATTATGGTGCTTGATAAAGTCAAAAATGAGTTTAAAGAACCACCAAAAGCAATGGAGTACTTTTACAATCTTTTTGAAAGTGTACATTGCAAACATAAGCCACTCCATAGCAACAAAGTAAAAGTTGGAACTATGTGTATCCAAGTACCTTCTGAGATTATTTACGCACTAGATGCTGTTCCTCTAAGACTATGTAATGGTTTTTATACTGATGATGAGATAGGAAGCGATCTGCTTCCATCAAAATCATGTCCTTTAGTAAAAGCAACAGTAGGGCATTTCTCATCTAATAACTTCTCAGATAAGCCAGATGTTATTATCTCTCCAACAACCTGCGATCAAAAAACAAAAGCGGGTGCCATCATAGAAGATATGGGATATAGTATTTTTGATATGGAGTTTCCAAGAACCAAAGAGAGTGAGGAGAGCCGTGAATATTGGAGACGAAGTGTTAGAAAATTCACAAAAGAGTTATCAAATGATTTGGGCAAAAAATTGACTAAAAAGAGATTAAAAGAGTCGATACAAAAAGTAGGATATGCTCAGCATCTCTACCATAAGTTAAATGTCTTAAGAAAAAATATCAACTCTCCCATACTTGGAGTTGATATGTTTTTAGTTACCAACGCATTTTTCTTTGACAAAATAGACAACTGGATAGATGCCGTAGATAAACTTGTAAAGGAGTGCCAGCAAAGAGTAGAAGATGAGTTTAATGCTGCACATAAAAGAAGCCCTAGAATCGTCTATACAGGATCGCCACCAATCTTTCCAAATCTAAAAATCCCTCTTATTATAGAGCAATCAGATGCCATTATCGTAGCAGATGAAACATGTTCATCAAACAGAATGTTTAATGATATGGTAAGCGTAGATGAGTGGTTTGTCAACGATATGATAGATGGGGTTGCGGATAGATATTTAAAGGGGTGTACCTGTCCAATATTTACAAAAAATGAAGATAGAAAAAGAAGAATTATTGACCTTGTTAGAGAGTATAAAGCAGATGGCGTTATATATCAAGCCTTTGCAGGATGTCAGGTTTATGAGATGGAGCAGAGATCTGTTTTAGAGGCTATGGAGAGAGAGGGCATTCCTATTATGTACTTAGAGAGCGATTACTCTCCTAGTCACTTAGGTCAGCTTACAACTAGAGTTGAAGCATTTGTAGAGTCACTTAAAAATAGAAAAAGGAAACGTTAA
- a CDS encoding TonB-dependent receptor — translation MKKSLYISSVASILVASLSASDLGTIQVESSTIDDKFESKRTEVSSTSTISGEAVDEAHAESVQQILQSIPGVTTEYSTGDSLKIHLRGVENQMYMGEKPGVAVVIDGVPVFERTGKVNIDLDNIESIKVIKGGASYLFGDDALSGAIIITTKKGAKYNNNFGAVEFGSYGYQKILARSGYANDNLSFHIQASQRKADGYWEDSDYESNYLNGKLQYYLDDTSDISFGFEYSDRKKDTHGTVGGETAAKENPKSVYDGDQDSRDYTRDYDVELLKLFLTYSKDFSNKSNLLLSGYIYKDDTSFISGPQTRDGSGASDPSLDDSDYNYDNDYAQIQRGIKSEYRSSFDTFATMLGLDLRFNEYENKTSYRVNQPLIRYYPSYSVTPNYYLAGDAKSDDTTDENVYAFYGEYKQKITKNLSATANLRYDLIKLDYEDYKDNNFKEDFNVYSYRLGANYKINESFDVFANFSTGFRAPTVTQLYAGSTSAWGSTANNPDLDPEKSYNYEIGIRTKAKGITYEAAIFQIDRKDFIMKTSGNYGDTDTVDMWDNVGGARHRGLELSAIGNIVKELSFNLAYTYLDAYYTEYDNFGIDLDGNPRTSVVTFFDATNNQIPRTPKHQLNLILDYMPTKELKLTTEINAKSNYYADDLNEIKIPGHATLNLLASYTNKIGDYQYNFFARVDNLFDKFYYNTARASGDRNEDGIFDAEDLSITVNSGRVLTAGLSVKF, via the coding sequence ATGAAAAAGAGCTTATATATCTCTTCTGTTGCTTCTATCTTGGTTGCAAGTCTTAGCGCATCAGATTTGGGAACTATACAAGTAGAATCATCTACCATTGATGATAAATTTGAGTCAAAGAGAACAGAAGTCTCTAGTACTTCAACGATAAGTGGGGAAGCTGTTGATGAAGCACATGCTGAGAGCGTACAGCAAATTTTACAATCAATCCCGGGAGTAACAACAGAGTACTCCACTGGTGATTCTTTAAAAATTCATCTCAGGGGTGTAGAAAACCAGATGTATATGGGTGAAAAGCCGGGCGTTGCAGTTGTTATTGACGGTGTTCCCGTGTTTGAGAGAACAGGAAAGGTAAATATAGACCTTGACAACATTGAAAGCATTAAAGTTATAAAGGGCGGGGCTTCATATCTTTTTGGAGATGATGCACTCTCTGGAGCCATTATAATAACAACAAAAAAAGGTGCAAAGTATAACAACAACTTTGGAGCAGTTGAGTTTGGTAGTTACGGCTATCAAAAAATCTTAGCAAGAAGTGGCTATGCAAATGACAACTTAAGCTTTCATATTCAAGCGAGTCAAAGAAAGGCTGATGGCTATTGGGAAGATTCAGACTATGAATCAAACTATCTCAATGGTAAATTGCAATATTACCTTGATGATACATCAGATATCTCATTTGGATTTGAATATTCAGACAGAAAAAAAGATACTCACGGAACTGTAGGTGGTGAAACTGCAGCTAAAGAAAATCCTAAATCTGTTTATGATGGAGATCAAGATAGTAGAGACTATACAAGAGATTATGATGTAGAACTTCTTAAACTTTTTCTTACCTATTCTAAGGATTTTAGCAATAAGTCAAATCTACTTTTAAGTGGATACATTTATAAAGATGATACATCCTTTATATCAGGACCACAAACTAGAGATGGTAGTGGAGCTTCAGATCCTTCTCTTGATGACAGTGATTACAATTATGACAATGACTATGCACAGATACAAAGAGGAATAAAGAGCGAATACAGAAGTTCATTTGATACATTTGCTACTATGCTGGGGCTTGATTTAAGATTTAATGAGTATGAGAACAAAACATCTTATAGGGTCAATCAGCCTTTAATAAGATACTACCCATCTTACTCTGTAACTCCAAATTACTACTTAGCTGGTGATGCAAAAAGCGACGACACAACAGATGAAAATGTTTATGCCTTTTACGGAGAATATAAACAAAAGATTACAAAAAATTTAAGTGCTACTGCTAACCTAAGGTATGATCTTATCAAACTCGACTATGAAGACTATAAAGACAATAACTTTAAAGAGGACTTTAATGTCTACTCTTACAGACTAGGAGCCAACTATAAGATAAATGAGAGCTTTGATGTTTTTGCAAACTTCTCAACAGGTTTTAGAGCACCGACAGTTACACAACTCTACGCTGGAAGCACCAGTGCATGGGGAAGCACAGCAAACAATCCTGACCTAGACCCAGAAAAATCCTATAACTACGAAATAGGTATTCGTACAAAAGCAAAAGGCATAACTTATGAAGCCGCGATTTTTCAGATTGACAGAAAAGACTTTATCATGAAAACATCAGGTAACTATGGAGATACGGATACTGTAGATATGTGGGATAATGTAGGGGGTGCAAGACATAGAGGTTTAGAACTCTCTGCAATAGGCAATATTGTTAAAGAGTTATCCTTTAATCTTGCCTATACCTATCTTGATGCATACTATACAGAGTATGACAATTTTGGTATTGACTTAGACGGCAATCCTCGTACCTCGGTTGTTACATTTTTTGATGCAACAAACAACCAAATCCCTAGAACTCCAAAGCATCAACTAAATCTTATCTTAGACTATATGCCGACAAAAGAGTTAAAGCTAACAACAGAGATAAACGCAAAGTCTAATTACTATGCGGATGATTTAAATGAGATCAAAATACCTGGACACGCTACACTTAACCTGCTAGCGAGTTATACAAATAAAATAGGTGATTATCAGTACAACTTTTTTGCAAGAGTAGATAATCTTTTTGATAAATTTTACTACAACACAGCAAGAGCAAGCGGTGACAGAAATGAAGACGGAATATTTGACGCAGAGGATTTATCCATCACTGTAAATTCTGGAAGAGTATTAACAGCAGGATTATCCGTTAAATTTTAA